One Kitasatospora sp. NBC_01266 genomic window carries:
- the eccD gene encoding type VII secretion integral membrane protein EccD, with protein MVKAGGGRSAGLSRVTLVGDRRRVDLVLPSDEPIGRLLPDVLVMLDDKAAARPMLRHLVLTDGTILPQDGTLSDAGISDGAVLRLVRAQDTPSAPVVHDVTDEVADDLDLRDGRWKPAGRRQTAGLATLVLALAAGFLAVGDLGAATAGGWLAAVGAVLGLTGVVATRLGNRGLGTTLVLGCGVLGALGAWTLADAHGWPPATRWALLGGTVVLTLLLLGLFSPIGRGGLIGAGAVFGLGTLWEAVAGLLSGAHHPGGQAQLGAVLAVVSVIALGVLPRLALVAAGLTGLDDRRSGGASVSRLEVAGALAAAHRGLAMATVATAVSATAGAWLAVSVRNPWTVLLTVLVTVVLLARARAYPLTAEVVALLAGSVALVLRLMTVWPDPAHGHGGGGGHTRLLVLAVLALLPLAVLAVQPPDHVRVRLRRAMDAVEAVGVVALIPLAVGVFGVYARLLGTF; from the coding sequence ATGGTGAAGGCAGGCGGGGGCCGCTCAGCTGGGCTGAGCAGGGTGACGTTGGTGGGTGACAGGCGACGGGTCGACCTGGTCCTCCCCTCGGACGAGCCGATCGGGCGTCTGCTGCCCGACGTACTGGTCATGCTGGACGACAAGGCCGCCGCCCGGCCGATGCTGCGTCACCTGGTGCTGACCGACGGCACCATCCTCCCGCAGGACGGCACGCTGTCCGACGCGGGCATCTCGGACGGCGCCGTGCTGCGGCTGGTTCGCGCCCAGGACACCCCGTCGGCCCCGGTGGTGCACGACGTCACCGACGAGGTGGCCGACGACCTGGACCTGCGGGACGGGCGCTGGAAGCCGGCCGGCCGCCGGCAGACCGCGGGCCTCGCGACCCTGGTGCTCGCGCTGGCCGCCGGGTTCCTCGCGGTCGGCGACCTCGGGGCGGCAACGGCCGGTGGCTGGCTGGCCGCGGTGGGCGCGGTGCTCGGCCTGACCGGGGTCGTCGCGACCCGGCTGGGCAACCGCGGCCTGGGCACGACGCTGGTCCTCGGCTGCGGGGTGCTCGGCGCGCTCGGCGCCTGGACGCTGGCAGACGCGCACGGCTGGCCGCCGGCCACCCGTTGGGCGCTGCTCGGCGGCACGGTGGTGCTGACGCTGCTGCTGCTCGGTCTCTTCTCGCCGATCGGGCGCGGCGGACTGATCGGCGCCGGGGCCGTGTTCGGGCTCGGCACGCTCTGGGAAGCGGTGGCGGGTCTGCTGTCCGGCGCGCACCACCCGGGCGGTCAGGCGCAGTTGGGTGCGGTGCTCGCGGTGGTCTCGGTGATCGCGCTCGGGGTGCTCCCCCGGCTCGCGCTGGTCGCGGCCGGCCTGACCGGGCTGGACGACCGGCGCTCGGGCGGCGCGTCCGTGAGCCGTCTCGAGGTGGCCGGCGCGCTGGCCGCCGCACACCGCGGCCTGGCGATGGCCACCGTGGCGACCGCCGTGTCGGCGACCGCCGGTGCCTGGCTGGCTGTCTCGGTGCGCAACCCGTGGACGGTGCTGCTCACCGTCCTGGTCACCGTCGTGCTGCTGGCCAGGGCCCGGGCGTACCCGCTGACCGCCGAGGTGGTCGCGCTGCTCGCCGGGTCCGTGGCCCTGGTGCTGCGGCTGATGACGGTCTGGCCCGACCCCGCGCACGGCCACGGCGGCGGGGGCGGGCACACCCGCCTGCTGGTGCTCGCCGTCCTGGCGCTGCTGCCACTGGCCGTCCTCGCCGTCCAGCCGCCGGATCACGTGCGGGTCCGGCTGCGGCGGGCCATGGACGCGGTCGAGGCGGTCGGCGTGGTCGCGCTGATCCCACTCGCGGTCGGGGTGTTCGGCGTGTACGCGCGGCTCCTCGGCACGTTCTGA
- a CDS encoding MinD/ParA family protein has protein sequence MSNDDWQHSLYGDLGGGNMPLAGQLPQDAQPQQPYQQPPYQQTPHQQQHHPQQQYQAQQYQAAPAAVTAPAAAPAQPAAPRRQRPPRPRQLPLEPPAPVPAIDPALSLSPAKPRNGDPAAVRAGRALRRVLGSSAAREVELATATAKAIQQPITTGRQIAVTSIRGGAGKTTVAALLGATFTHYRRDPVLLLEAEPALGTLPIRTGARELRWAFDEIAQLVNPSMPFDQILGYLVALPEGGWLLPGSRGQIGARLELAAYQSVAVALRRYFAITVVDCESLPGELARSALSAAQSRVLVAPATVEGVTSTHTVLSWMSGLPRPMLPSTVVVLTETSPRPEIDLGKARAHLAVDGVEVLSLPYDRHLAAGGRIDTGRLARSTRDQVTRLAAGLLDRAVRG, from the coding sequence ATGTCCAACGATGACTGGCAGCACTCGCTGTACGGGGACCTGGGCGGCGGCAACATGCCGCTCGCGGGTCAGCTCCCCCAGGACGCGCAGCCGCAACAGCCATACCAGCAACCGCCGTACCAGCAAACGCCGCACCAGCAACAGCACCACCCGCAGCAGCAGTACCAGGCGCAGCAGTACCAGGCGGCCCCCGCAGCGGTGACCGCACCCGCCGCCGCGCCCGCGCAACCCGCCGCCCCGCGGCGGCAGCGCCCGCCCCGGCCCCGTCAGCTCCCGCTGGAGCCGCCCGCCCCCGTGCCGGCCATCGACCCCGCCCTGTCGCTCTCCCCGGCCAAGCCCCGCAACGGCGACCCGGCGGCCGTCCGGGCCGGCCGCGCGCTGCGCCGCGTCCTCGGGTCCTCGGCGGCCCGCGAGGTCGAGCTGGCGACCGCGACCGCCAAGGCGATCCAGCAGCCGATCACCACCGGCCGGCAGATCGCGGTCACCAGCATCCGCGGCGGCGCCGGCAAGACCACGGTGGCCGCCCTGCTGGGCGCGACCTTCACGCACTACCGCCGCGACCCGGTGCTGCTGCTGGAGGCCGAGCCGGCCCTGGGCACGCTGCCGATCCGCACCGGCGCCCGCGAACTGCGCTGGGCCTTCGACGAGATCGCCCAACTGGTGAACCCGTCCATGCCGTTCGACCAGATCCTCGGCTACCTGGTGGCGCTGCCCGAGGGCGGCTGGCTGCTGCCCGGCAGCCGCGGGCAGATCGGCGCGCGGCTGGAGCTGGCGGCCTACCAGTCGGTGGCGGTGGCGCTGCGCCGGTACTTCGCGATCACCGTGGTCGACTGCGAGTCGCTGCCGGGCGAGCTGGCCCGCAGTGCGCTGTCCGCCGCGCAGTCGCGGGTGCTGGTGGCGCCGGCCACCGTCGAGGGGGTGACCAGCACGCACACCGTGCTGAGCTGGATGAGCGGCCTGCCGCGCCCGATGCTGCCGTCCACCGTGGTCGTCCTGACCGAGACGTCACCGCGTCCGGAGATCGACCTCGGCAAGGCCCGTGCCCACCTGGCGGTGGACGGCGTCGAGGTGCTGAGCCTGCCCTACGACCGGCACCTGGCGGCCGGCGGCCGGATCGACACCGGTCGGCTCGCGCGCAGCACCCGGGACCAGGTGACGCGGCTCGCGGCCGGGCTGCTCGACCGGGCCGTCCGCGGGTAG
- a CDS encoding DUF6177 family protein yields MTKDVIALTERMPDPQSLLAGLLAAGPELRLQTLADGAVLQLCDEQGRPLVSIETPILLQVPGEAARLLGDQAAAVGTPAWWVEARATTAAPHAERLAGAFASRLTAGLGGLVWPPEAAVAVPAPATDAAGDTALTPGPAAAPGHPAVDVLTDRVAVVMQDRPVVAMTSWLSDALRTCLGSGRGLQIVTPAHCRLTLATRTLLSGTDTRWVVRDEAQGYYDGLSGAVLRWQDGAFQPVDAPPGETPVARAFVDLPDHGETQLILSLRTLRPADNELVLGGALETVWRTLTGQPPVGWGTAEPVSLPWSRRELTDLAHRRSPTGTWAVVVGTPEQPAVATVRVARTVDGVEEDVTLVLGYPAGEQPPLEGIPALATELVCRHDVQSLLVQRRAARRDLTVPAHFEAVPIPVGFAIGPDAVHRTGLEYARRPPIPGAPLPLGPTGRPGLLYPLGDGTTAGAWSALQLLMRHLRDAPTA; encoded by the coding sequence GTGACCAAGGACGTGATCGCGCTCACCGAGCGCATGCCCGACCCGCAGTCGCTGCTCGCCGGGCTGCTCGCCGCCGGCCCCGAGCTGCGGCTGCAGACCCTCGCCGACGGCGCGGTGCTGCAGCTCTGCGACGAGCAGGGCCGACCGCTGGTCTCGATCGAGACCCCGATCCTGCTCCAGGTGCCGGGCGAGGCCGCCCGGCTGCTCGGCGACCAGGCCGCCGCCGTGGGCACCCCGGCCTGGTGGGTGGAGGCACGGGCCACCACCGCCGCGCCGCACGCCGAGCGGCTGGCCGGCGCCTTCGCCAGCCGGCTGACCGCCGGGCTGGGGGGCCTGGTCTGGCCGCCGGAGGCCGCCGTCGCGGTGCCGGCCCCCGCCACGGACGCCGCCGGCGACACCGCGCTCACCCCGGGGCCGGCCGCCGCCCCCGGCCATCCCGCGGTGGACGTGCTGACCGACCGGGTCGCCGTGGTGATGCAGGACCGGCCGGTGGTCGCGATGACCTCCTGGCTCTCCGACGCGCTGCGCACCTGCCTGGGCTCCGGGCGCGGCCTGCAGATCGTCACCCCCGCGCACTGCCGGCTCACCCTGGCGACCCGGACGCTGCTCAGCGGCACCGACACCCGCTGGGTGGTCCGTGACGAGGCCCAGGGCTACTACGACGGCCTGTCCGGCGCGGTGCTGCGCTGGCAGGACGGCGCCTTCCAGCCGGTGGACGCCCCGCCCGGCGAGACGCCTGTCGCCCGCGCCTTCGTCGACCTGCCCGACCACGGCGAGACACAGCTGATCCTCTCGCTGCGCACGCTGCGGCCGGCCGACAACGAACTCGTCCTGGGCGGCGCCCTGGAGACGGTCTGGCGCACCCTCACCGGGCAGCCGCCGGTCGGCTGGGGGACCGCCGAGCCGGTCAGCCTCCCCTGGTCCCGTCGCGAGCTCACCGACCTGGCCCACCGGCGCTCCCCCACCGGCACCTGGGCGGTCGTCGTCGGCACCCCGGAGCAGCCCGCCGTCGCCACCGTGCGGGTCGCCCGGACGGTGGACGGCGTGGAGGAGGACGTCACCCTGGTCCTCGGCTACCCGGCCGGCGAGCAGCCGCCGCTGGAGGGCATCCCGGCGCTGGCCACCGAACTGGTCTGCCGGCACGACGTGCAGTCCCTGCTGGTCCAGCGCCGCGCGGCCCGCCGTGACCTCACCGTGCCGGCCCACTTCGAGGCCGTACCGATCCCGGTCGGCTTCGCCATCGGTCCCGACGCCGTCCACCGCACCGGCCTCGAGTACGCCCGCCGCCCACCCATCCCCGGCGCCCCGCTCCCGCTCGGCCCCACCGGCCGCCCCGGCCTGCTGTACCCCCTCGGCGACGGGACCACGGCCGGCGCCTGGAGCGCCCTGCAGCTCCTGATGCGCCACCTGCGCGACGCCCCGACGGCCTGA
- a CDS encoding DUF6507 family protein, producing the protein MAKWDIDPDGVRTVLVKTSQSFDSLAADAKSYGGHLESAATSAGGLTQPGQSGGSGNSSGDASKQPSGLVALALAQFAQAKDGELSFIAARAGKSMQGAVDATKAYLAGDDQMAADTQKAALTDPTVPPPGGGDTPASGKKAGK; encoded by the coding sequence GTGGCGAAGTGGGACATCGACCCGGACGGCGTGCGTACCGTCCTGGTGAAGACCAGTCAGTCGTTCGACAGCCTGGCGGCGGACGCGAAATCGTACGGCGGTCATCTGGAGAGTGCCGCGACCTCGGCCGGCGGGCTGACCCAGCCCGGCCAGAGCGGTGGCAGCGGCAACAGCTCCGGGGACGCCTCGAAGCAGCCGTCCGGCCTGGTGGCACTGGCACTGGCGCAGTTCGCGCAGGCCAAGGACGGCGAGCTGTCGTTCATCGCCGCACGGGCCGGCAAGTCGATGCAGGGCGCGGTGGACGCGACCAAGGCGTACCTGGCGGGCGACGACCAGATGGCGGCCGACACCCAGAAGGCGGCGCTGACCGACCCGACCGTGCCCCCGCCCGGCGGCGGCGACACCCCGGCCAGCGGAAAGAAGGCCGGCAAGTGA
- a CDS encoding ADP-ribosyltransferase: MIKPEDIPQFAGNLDQLEADAKSLTTDAGNIRTDGSNIHSTFQGLSAYYHSPDADQLFATTKPVSTQADSFASDVEKVASALSSYASEVRPIAAKLKDLQTQAATFVASVKGDDDWKYDKNKVDHNNDLLHQVDTAVAAFWAAERTAANKIDSVFGGTQYVGNDGSNKADMYGYTGDQLDGAQVPWGSTEQQSHHWYDVGYWTKSFVWDGLIVDGIWGTIKGLGTLVGFGGLKNFEQAWKGIGELALGLTITQFDPAFLATPDSMLPGWLKGAKNAPIAFAKSMVAWDEWKKNPATAAGSVSFNILTCVIAPLKIGKLGALGEAGEAGTGAKALSALAKVGEVIDPMTYVSKALAPVLSKLPSVSDLATALGNLKGDGVKSLDDLAGAHPGITQPELKVPENPVGVHPGGGAPLPPGWTLPKTEVPGVHPGSGLGVHPGSDVHPVGTAPHPSATVHPPGLDQHPPTPVHTGDPGPVHTGDPGAHSGGPATGHAGDPGAAHPPTPVHTGDPGAAHPGGPSAAHPNGAGHPHGSNNPMPNDKFDSLPKDQQVSVAEAEISHGAKQFYLDGHAFQYGADHWNHLAENLPKEEQKALYDYTCSPTDVTPRGSHPSYVEINGYLRGDSAFDTPAVRHDIAEIDKAMASSPVTEDICVVRGTDLSHIPMNPENMVGHTFDEDSYVSTSLGHNPASAFGGKQAVFHWRVPAGTPAMWVEKVGHYGAGERELLLGRGLQYHVDHVILDDKGQYQIYGEILPKR, encoded by the coding sequence GTGATCAAGCCGGAGGACATCCCGCAGTTCGCCGGGAACCTGGACCAGCTGGAGGCGGACGCCAAGTCGCTGACCACGGACGCCGGGAACATCCGCACCGACGGTTCGAACATCCACAGCACCTTCCAGGGGCTGTCGGCGTACTACCACTCGCCGGACGCGGACCAGTTGTTCGCGACCACCAAGCCGGTCTCCACGCAGGCGGACTCGTTCGCCTCGGACGTGGAGAAGGTGGCGTCCGCGCTGAGCTCGTACGCCTCCGAGGTGCGGCCGATCGCGGCGAAGCTGAAGGACCTGCAGACGCAGGCGGCCACCTTCGTGGCCAGCGTCAAGGGTGACGACGACTGGAAGTACGACAAGAACAAGGTCGACCACAACAACGACCTGCTGCACCAGGTCGACACGGCGGTGGCCGCGTTCTGGGCCGCCGAGCGGACCGCGGCGAACAAGATCGACTCGGTCTTCGGCGGCACCCAGTACGTCGGCAACGACGGCAGCAACAAGGCCGACATGTACGGCTACACCGGTGACCAGCTGGACGGCGCGCAGGTGCCGTGGGGCAGCACCGAGCAGCAGTCCCACCACTGGTACGACGTCGGCTACTGGACGAAGAGCTTCGTCTGGGACGGCCTGATCGTCGACGGGATCTGGGGCACCATCAAGGGCCTGGGCACGCTGGTCGGCTTCGGCGGCCTGAAGAACTTCGAACAGGCCTGGAAGGGCATCGGCGAGCTCGCCCTGGGCCTGACCATCACGCAGTTCGACCCGGCCTTCCTCGCCACCCCCGACTCGATGCTGCCCGGCTGGCTGAAGGGCGCCAAGAACGCCCCGATCGCCTTCGCCAAGAGCATGGTCGCCTGGGACGAGTGGAAGAAGAACCCCGCCACGGCCGCCGGCTCGGTCTCCTTCAACATCCTGACCTGCGTCATCGCCCCGCTGAAGATCGGCAAGCTGGGCGCCCTCGGCGAGGCAGGCGAGGCCGGCACCGGCGCCAAGGCGCTCAGCGCCTTGGCCAAGGTCGGCGAGGTCATCGACCCGATGACCTACGTGAGCAAGGCACTTGCCCCGGTACTCAGCAAGCTCCCGTCGGTCTCCGACCTGGCGACCGCGCTGGGCAACCTCAAGGGCGACGGCGTCAAGAGCCTGGACGACCTCGCGGGCGCCCACCCGGGCATCACGCAGCCCGAGCTGAAGGTCCCCGAGAACCCGGTCGGCGTCCACCCGGGCGGCGGCGCACCGCTGCCGCCGGGCTGGACGCTGCCCAAGACCGAGGTCCCCGGCGTCCACCCGGGCAGCGGACTCGGGGTGCACCCCGGTTCCGACGTGCACCCGGTCGGCACCGCGCCGCACCCGTCGGCCACGGTGCACCCGCCCGGCCTTGACCAGCACCCGCCGACGCCGGTCCACACAGGCGACCCCGGCCCGGTGCACACCGGCGACCCCGGCGCGCACTCGGGCGGCCCCGCCACCGGACACGCCGGCGACCCGGGAGCGGCGCACCCGCCGACGCCGGTGCACACCGGCGACCCGGGGGCGGCGCACCCCGGCGGCCCTAGCGCGGCCCACCCGAACGGGGCCGGCCACCCGCACGGCAGCAACAACCCGATGCCGAACGACAAGTTCGACAGCCTGCCCAAGGACCAGCAGGTCTCCGTCGCCGAGGCGGAGATCTCCCACGGCGCCAAGCAGTTCTACCTAGACGGCCACGCTTTCCAGTACGGCGCCGACCACTGGAACCACCTCGCCGAGAACCTGCCGAAGGAGGAGCAGAAAGCCCTCTACGACTACACCTGCTCCCCCACGGACGTCACCCCGCGGGGCAGTCACCCGAGCTATGTGGAGATCAACGGATACCTCCGCGGCGACTCGGCGTTCGACACCCCCGCCGTGCGACACGACATCGCCGAGATCGACAAGGCGATGGCGAGCAGCCCGGTCACCGAGGACATCTGCGTCGTACGCGGCACCGACCTGTCCCACATTCCGATGAATCCGGAAAATATGGTCGGCCACACCTTCGACGAGGACTCGTACGTCTCGACCTCGCTCGGCCACAACCCCGCCTCGGCCTTCGGGGGCAAGCAGGCTGTCTTCCACTGGCGGGTACCGGCGGGGACTCCGGCCATGTGGGTCGAGAAGGTCGGCCACTACGGAGCCGGTGAGCGCGAACTCCTGCTCGGGCGCGGCCTGCAGTACCACGTGGACCACGTAATCTTGGATGACAAGGGCCAGTACCAGATCTACGGCGAGATTCTGCCGAAGCGATGA
- the eccCa gene encoding type VII secretion protein EccCa → MTTRLVHRPARTTRPLADTAPRTVEAPPNLPEGKAGGLAQAMLPIMGVMSSVVMMAVLRSGQYAAIGAVTLIVTVCGTIGMLFSQRGKAQRTRRSQRERYLEYLERQREELAVEERELRSQARLLAPPPQALYDLVQDPARLWERRRTDPDFLHVRAGTGELQLRPLTLAAQGSSALTPPDQFMLNEARALLHRFRTTGDLPLPVPLDRAGNVSVVGERSAVLRVVHTLLLHAAVSHAPDDVRLALAVPGNRLADWAWAKWLPHVLDPEQWDGPIHARRIAPDLAQLAQLLGDELRRRASYAAEVRRGLAGGDALGLTGRLLVVSDGHGQIAGELLRPDEAVALAEMGVTVLHLVAERVAEPSQVSVRITVEGDRISVEDLRGAEPVTVHGTVDDFSAAGAEGLARMLAPLRLSADSAAEGGTGGSVDYAGLLGIADPAALDLARLWAPRGERSFLRVPIGVNDAGQPVLLDLKESAELGMGPHGLCVGATGSGKSELLRTLVLALLATHPPEDLSMVLVDYKGGATFAPFERVPHVAGVITNLENDAGLVERVHASLAGEVQRRQQVLKNAGNIADISHYRALRETRPDLPPLPHLFVVIDEFGELLTAKPDFIDLFLSIGRIGRSIGVHLLLSSQRIEGGRLKGLDTYLSYRLGLRTFSPEESRTVLETPDAFHLPPLPGFGYLKVDTSAYERFKAGFVSGSYSGPAQPQDEQGGPTVLPFPSFNTLSQAEPGTDDSEPTTPRRALGPTVLGLMVDQLRVAAQPVQQIWLPPLPAALTLDTAAGPVQVSHRGMQLAGTAGPLRVPLGLLDDPARQWQGRWYLDLTVAGGHAAVIGGPQAGKTTLLRSLALSLAMTHTPAEVGIYGLDLVGGGLQALAGLPHVGGIAGRADRERVRRTIEEVHGMLARREAAFREHGIDSVERLRAVRAAGQLPELGSTDIVLVIDGFGALRDDFEEIDDHVLDLLQRGGGYGIHVVGAMLRWNDVRIATQATFGTRIELRLNDPGDSSIDRQLAAAIAPGRPGRALTDGRLNAQVALPRIDSMATGGDLGPALEQAVLAVRSAWTGESAQQVRVLPPRLPAATLPSPATEPHRVPIGLDQSALAPVTLDLFGRDQHLLVLGDNECGKTNLLRLVARGLIDRYTPEQLVFAVMDPRRGLRDLVPEPYQGGYAYNAKISGGLAAGIATELEKRIPDEHTDPRALAEGTWFSGPRIVILIDDYDVLTTAGQQPLAPFLPFLSSAPDIGLHIVVTRRVAGASRAMYDPFLLTLRESGTSGLLMTGDRSEGELFPGLYASAQPAGRGHLVRRGEPNRLIQTALAPRTAPDQQAGSAAQAALAPQDSS, encoded by the coding sequence ATGACCACTCGGCTGGTCCACCGTCCCGCCCGTACCACGCGCCCGCTGGCGGACACCGCGCCGCGCACCGTCGAGGCGCCGCCCAACCTGCCCGAGGGCAAGGCCGGCGGCCTGGCCCAGGCGATGCTGCCGATCATGGGCGTGATGAGCTCGGTCGTCATGATGGCGGTGCTGCGCAGCGGCCAGTACGCGGCGATCGGCGCGGTCACCCTGATCGTCACGGTCTGCGGCACGATCGGCATGCTCTTCTCGCAGCGCGGCAAGGCCCAGCGCACCCGGCGTTCGCAGCGCGAGCGGTACCTGGAGTACCTGGAGCGCCAGCGCGAGGAACTGGCCGTCGAGGAGCGCGAGTTGCGCTCCCAGGCGCGGTTGCTGGCACCGCCGCCGCAGGCGCTGTACGACCTGGTGCAGGACCCGGCCAGGCTCTGGGAGCGGCGGCGCACCGACCCGGACTTCCTGCACGTACGGGCGGGCACCGGCGAGTTGCAGCTGCGGCCGCTCACACTGGCCGCGCAGGGCTCCAGCGCGCTGACCCCGCCCGACCAGTTCATGCTCAACGAGGCCCGCGCGCTGCTGCACCGCTTCCGGACCACCGGCGACCTGCCGCTGCCGGTCCCGCTGGACCGGGCCGGCAACGTCAGCGTGGTCGGCGAGCGCTCGGCCGTGCTCAGGGTCGTCCACACGCTGCTGCTGCACGCCGCCGTCTCGCACGCGCCGGACGACGTCCGGCTCGCGCTGGCGGTGCCGGGCAACCGGCTGGCCGACTGGGCCTGGGCGAAGTGGCTGCCGCACGTGCTGGACCCCGAGCAGTGGGACGGCCCGATCCACGCCCGCCGGATCGCGCCCGACCTGGCCCAGCTGGCCCAACTGCTCGGCGACGAGCTGCGCCGCCGCGCCTCGTACGCGGCCGAGGTGCGGCGCGGCCTGGCGGGCGGCGACGCGCTCGGGCTGACCGGGCGACTGCTCGTGGTCAGCGACGGCCACGGCCAGATCGCCGGCGAACTCCTGCGCCCGGACGAGGCGGTGGCGCTGGCCGAGATGGGCGTCACGGTGCTGCACCTGGTCGCCGAGCGGGTCGCCGAGCCGAGCCAGGTGTCGGTGCGGATCACCGTCGAGGGTGACCGGATCAGCGTGGAGGACCTGCGCGGCGCCGAGCCGGTCACCGTCCACGGGACGGTCGACGACTTCTCGGCCGCCGGCGCCGAGGGACTGGCCCGGATGCTCGCGCCGCTGCGGCTGTCCGCGGACTCCGCCGCCGAGGGCGGCACCGGCGGTTCGGTGGACTACGCCGGCCTGCTCGGGATCGCGGATCCCGCCGCGCTCGACCTCGCCCGGCTGTGGGCGCCGCGCGGCGAACGCTCCTTCCTGCGGGTGCCGATCGGCGTCAACGACGCCGGGCAGCCGGTGCTGCTCGACCTCAAGGAGTCCGCCGAGCTGGGCATGGGCCCGCACGGGCTCTGCGTCGGCGCCACCGGTTCCGGCAAGAGCGAGTTGCTGCGCACCCTGGTGCTGGCGCTGCTCGCCACCCACCCGCCCGAGGACCTGTCGATGGTCCTGGTCGACTACAAGGGCGGTGCGACCTTCGCGCCGTTCGAGCGGGTGCCGCACGTCGCCGGGGTGATCACCAACCTGGAGAACGACGCCGGCCTGGTCGAGCGGGTGCACGCCAGCCTGGCCGGCGAGGTCCAGCGCCGCCAGCAGGTGCTGAAGAACGCGGGCAACATCGCCGACATCTCGCACTACCGCGCCCTGCGGGAGACCAGGCCCGACCTGCCGCCGCTGCCGCACCTGTTCGTGGTGATCGACGAGTTCGGCGAACTGCTCACCGCCAAGCCGGACTTCATCGACCTGTTCCTGTCCATCGGCCGGATCGGGCGCAGCATCGGGGTGCACCTGCTGCTCTCCAGCCAGCGGATCGAGGGCGGCCGGCTCAAGGGCCTGGACACCTATCTCTCCTACCGGTTGGGCCTGCGCACCTTCTCCCCCGAGGAGAGCCGCACGGTGCTGGAGACCCCCGACGCCTTCCACCTGCCGCCGCTGCCCGGCTTCGGCTACCTCAAGGTCGACACCAGCGCCTACGAGCGGTTCAAGGCCGGTTTCGTCTCCGGCTCCTACAGCGGCCCGGCGCAGCCGCAGGACGAGCAGGGCGGCCCGACCGTGCTGCCGTTCCCGTCGTTCAACACCCTCTCCCAGGCGGAGCCGGGCACCGACGACAGCGAGCCGACCACGCCCCGGCGCGCGCTGGGACCGACCGTGCTCGGCCTGATGGTGGACCAACTGCGGGTCGCGGCCCAGCCGGTGCAGCAGATCTGGCTGCCGCCGCTGCCCGCCGCGCTCACCCTGGACACGGCGGCCGGTCCGGTCCAGGTGTCCCACCGCGGCATGCAGCTGGCCGGCACGGCGGGCCCGCTGCGGGTGCCGCTGGGCCTGCTGGACGACCCGGCCCGGCAGTGGCAGGGCCGCTGGTACCTCGACCTCACCGTGGCCGGTGGGCACGCGGCGGTGATCGGCGGGCCGCAGGCCGGCAAGACCACCCTGCTGCGCTCGCTGGCGCTGTCGCTGGCGATGACCCACACCCCGGCCGAGGTCGGCATCTACGGCCTGGACCTGGTCGGCGGCGGACTGCAGGCCCTGGCCGGGCTGCCGCACGTCGGCGGGATCGCCGGCCGGGCCGACCGCGAGCGGGTCCGGCGCACCATCGAGGAGGTGCACGGCATGCTCGCGCGCCGCGAGGCGGCCTTCCGGGAGCACGGCATCGACTCGGTGGAACGGCTGCGTGCGGTGCGCGCCGCCGGGCAGCTGCCCGAGCTGGGCTCGACGGACATCGTGCTGGTGATCGACGGCTTCGGGGCACTGCGCGACGACTTCGAGGAGATCGACGACCACGTCCTGGACCTGCTGCAGCGCGGCGGCGGCTACGGCATCCACGTGGTGGGCGCGATGCTGCGCTGGAACGACGTGCGGATCGCCACCCAGGCCACCTTCGGCACCCGGATCGAGCTGCGGCTCAACGACCCCGGCGACAGCAGCATCGACCGCCAGCTGGCCGCTGCCATCGCCCCCGGCCGCCCCGGCCGGGCGCTGACCGACGGGCGGCTGAACGCCCAGGTGGCGCTGCCCCGGATCGACTCGATGGCGACCGGCGGCGACCTCGGTCCGGCCCTCGAACAGGCCGTCCTGGCCGTCCGCTCCGCCTGGACCGGTGAGAGTGCCCAGCAGGTCCGGGTACTGCCGCCCAGGCTGCCCGCCGCCACGCTGCCCTCGCCGGCCACCGAGCCCCACCGGGTGCCGATCGGCCTGGACCAGAGCGCGCTGGCGCCGGTGACGCTCGACCTGTTCGGACGGGACCAGCACCTGCTGGTGCTCGGCGACAACGAGTGCGGCAAGACCAACCTGCTGCGCCTGGTGGCCCGCGGCCTGATCGACCGCTACACGCCCGAGCAGCTGGTCTTCGCCGTGATGGACCCGCGGCGCGGCCTGCGCGACCTCGTTCCGGAGCCCTACCAGGGCGGCTACGCGTACAACGCCAAGATCTCCGGCGGACTGGCCGCCGGGATCGCCACCGAGCTCGAGAAGCGGATCCCGGACGAGCACACCGATCCGCGGGCGCTGGCCGAGGGCACCTGGTTCAGCGGGCCGCGGATCGTGATCCTGATCGACGACTACGACGTGCTGACCACGGCCGGCCAGCAGCCGCTCGCGCCGTTCCTGCCGTTCCTCTCCTCGGCGCCCGACATCGGCCTGCACATCGTGGTCACCCGGCGGGTGGCCGGCGCCTCCCGGGCGATGTACGACCCGTTCCTGCTCACCCTGCGGGAGAGCGGGACCTCCGGGCTGCTGATGACCGGCGACCGCTCGGAGGGCGAACTCTTCCCGGGCCTGTACGCCTCGGCGCAGCCGGCTGGCCGCGGCCACCTGGTCCGGCGCGGCGAGCCCAACCGCCTGATCCAGACCGCGCTCGCCCCCAGGACCGCACCCGACCAGCAGGCCGGCTCCGCCGCGCAGGCTGCCCTCGCCCCCCAGGACTCCTCGTGA